A genomic segment from Streptomyces antibioticus encodes:
- a CDS encoding (deoxy)nucleoside triphosphate pyrophosphohydrolase: MTERIVVVGAALLDGGRLLAARRSAPPDLAGRWELPGGKVEPGERPEAALVRELREELGVDAEPVERIPGEWPLRDAYVLHVWTARLRPGSAAPAPLEDHDELRWLAPAEIWDVPWLDQDVPAVRETLTRLTAGRAH; encoded by the coding sequence TGGTCGGCGCCGCCCTGCTCGACGGCGGCCGGCTGCTCGCCGCGCGCCGCAGCGCTCCCCCCGACCTGGCCGGCCGCTGGGAGCTGCCCGGCGGCAAGGTCGAGCCCGGCGAGCGCCCCGAGGCCGCCCTGGTGCGTGAACTCCGCGAGGAACTCGGCGTCGACGCCGAACCGGTCGAGCGGATCCCGGGGGAGTGGCCGCTGCGCGACGCCTACGTCCTCCACGTCTGGACGGCCCGGCTGCGCCCCGGCTCCGCCGCCCCCGCGCCTCTCGAGGACCATGACGAGCTGCGCTGGCTCGCTCCGGCCGAGATCTGGGACGTCCCCTGGCTCGACCAGGACGTCCCCGCCGTCCGCGAGACCCTGACCCGCCTGACCGCCGGCCGCGCCCACTGA
- a CDS encoding ATP-binding protein — MNSLAREVIGVSDTEGDCAEWTFPAEPGAVRAARGAVRRQLDGWDLDGLGDVAELLVSELVTNALRHASGPIGVRLVRPARLDRVLLVEVSDPVPDPPLERAARPEDESGRGLQLVASASRRWGSRPGDTGKTVWFELTVPG; from the coding sequence GTGAACTCGCTGGCCCGGGAAGTGATCGGCGTGAGCGACACCGAAGGCGACTGTGCCGAGTGGACGTTCCCCGCGGAGCCCGGAGCGGTGCGCGCCGCACGTGGCGCGGTCCGCCGCCAGTTGGACGGCTGGGACCTCGACGGTCTGGGCGATGTGGCGGAGCTGCTGGTCAGCGAGCTGGTCACCAACGCGCTGCGGCACGCCTCCGGACCGATCGGCGTCCGCCTGGTGCGCCCCGCGCGACTGGACCGTGTGCTGCTGGTCGAGGTCTCCGACCCGGTGCCCGACCCGCCCCTGGAACGCGCGGCGCGGCCCGAGGACGAGAGCGGCCGCGGGCTCCAGTTGGTGGCCTCCGCCTCCCGCCGCTGGGGCAGCCGCCCCGGCGACACCGGTAAAACGGTGTGGTTCGAACTGACCGTGCCCGGCTGA